From Melanotaenia boesemani isolate fMelBoe1 chromosome 12, fMelBoe1.pri, whole genome shotgun sequence, a single genomic window includes:
- the LOC121650565 gene encoding olfactory receptor 6N2-like: protein MDNTLNATYLIFDGHVEVDKYRYVYFFITLIVYILIICTNCTIVYLIWIHQNLHEPMYIFIAALLLNSVLFSTMIYPKLLIDFLSKIQVISYSACLFQFYIFYSLGGSEFLLLAAMAYDRYVSICKPLQYASIMRRTTVCIFLILAWTVPACEVAVATGLIVKEKLCSFILKGIFCNNVIYKLQCVISTARIIRDMIILVNIALIPVLFILFTYTRILIISYQSSREFRRKAAQTCLPHLIILINFFCLCSYDVVAVGLESKFPKILQFIMSFQVILYHPLFNPIIYGLKMKEIFKHLKKLFCRRNIK, encoded by the coding sequence ATGGACAATACCTTAAATGCAACGTATTTAATCTTTGATGGACATGTGGAAGTGGACAAATATaggtatgtttattttttcattacacTTATAGTTTATATTCTAATAATATGCACTAATTGCACTATTGTTTATCTGATTTGGATTCACCAAAACCTTCATGAACCTATGTACATTTTCATTGCAGCTTTATTACTGAACTCTGTTCTTTTCAGCACCATGATCTACCCAAAGCTTCTGATTGACTTTTTATCTAAAATCCAGGTCATATCCTATTCAGCTtgcctttttcagttttatatattttactcttTGGGTGGTTCAGAATTCTTACTCTTAGCAGCCATGGCCTATGACAGGTATGTGTCTATATGCAAACCTCTGCAATATGCATCCATCATGAGAAGAACTACTGTCTGTATTTTCTTGATTTTAGCGTGGACTGTTCCTGCATGTGAGGTTGCAGTTGCAACTGGATTAATTGTCAAGGAAAAGCTTTGCAGCTTCATTTTAAAGGGAATCTTTTGCAACAATGTGATTTACAAACTTCAGTGCGTAATCTCAACAGCACGCATTATACGTGACATGATTATATTGGTCAACATTGCACTCATCCCTGTCCTTTTCATACTGTTTACTTATACAAGGATACTGATAATATCTTATCAAAGCAGTAGAGAATTTAGGAGAAAAGCTGCACAGACCTGTTTACCTCACCTGATTATACTGAtcaactttttctgtttgtgttcatATGATGTGGTTGCAGTTGGACTGGAATCAAAATTTCCAAAGATTTTACAATTTATAATGAGTTTTCAAGTGATTTTGTATCATCCCCTCTTTAATCCAATCATAtatggactgaaaatgaaagaaatttttaAACACCTCAAAAAGCTGTTCTGCAGAAGAAATATAAAGTGA
- the LOC121650566 gene encoding olfactory receptor 11A1-like: MDVNLNETNIILDGFVEVHRYRYLYFVIMFTVYIQILCFNSTIVLLIVFQRSLHEPMYIFIAALLLNNVMFSVVVYPKLLIDILSERQIISSSACFFQNVIVYSLAVSEFFLLTAMSYDRYVSICKPLHYATIMRKRTVIILLVLTWILPAFYLGVLIFSIIYFHSEMCNFTLRAIFCKSALNDLLCFHSPVLVIVTLISIIIVVILLVFLILFSYIRIIMIAYRSSKEFKRKAAQTCLPHLLVLFCFKCLVSFDLITVLLESKVSKTVNLIMTLQTIIYQPLFNPIIYGLKMKEIYKHLTRLLCRTKSK, translated from the coding sequence ATGGATGTCAATCTGAATGAAACAAATATCATTCTTGATGGCTTTGTTGAAGTGCATCGGTACAGATATCTTTATTTTGTGATCATGTTTACAGTTTATATCCAAATACTCTGCTTTAATTCCACTATTGTATTACTCATTGTGTTCCAGAGAAGCCTCCATGAGcctatgtatatttttattgcagCTTTGTTGCTGAACAATGTGATGTTCAGTGTTGTTGTCTATCCAAAGCTTTTAATTGACATTTTATCTGAGAGGCAGATCATCTCTTCTTCAGCTTGTTTTTTCCAAAATGTCATTGTTTATTCTTTGGCTGTTTCAGAATTCTTCCTTTTAACAGCCATGTCCTATGACAGGTATGTGTCCATATGTAAACCTCTGCATTATGCAACCATCATGAGAAAAAGGACTGTCATCATTCTCTTGGTTTTAACTTGGATTTTACCTGCTTTTTATCTCGGtgtattaatattttctatCATTTACTTTCATTCAGAAATGTGTAACTTCACTCTGAGGGCGATCTTTTGTAAAAGTGCACTTAATGatcttctttgttttcactCACCAGTCTTAGTTATAGTGACTTTAATATCAATAATCATTGTTGTaattttacttgtgtttttaatattattttcatatatCAGGATTATTATGATAGCATATAGAAGTAGTAAAGAATTCAAGAGAAAAGCTGCACAGACCTGCTTACCTCACTTgttagttttattctgtttcaaatgtttggtttcttttgacCTCATTACAGTTTTACTGGAGTCTAAAGTTTCAAAGACTGTTAATTTGATAATGACCTTACAAACAATCATATATCAGCCACTATTTAATCCAATTATATATGGTcttaaaatgaaggaaatttATAAACACCTCACAAGGCTGTTGTGCagaacaaaaagtaaataa
- the LOC121650567 gene encoding olfactory receptor 11A1-like — protein sequence MDVNLNETNIILDGFVEVHRYRYLYFVIMFTVYIQILCFNSTIVLLIVFQRSLHEPMYIFIAALLLNNVMFSVVVYPKLLIDILSERQIISSSACFFQNVIVYSLGVSELFLLTIMSYDRYVSICKPLHYATIMRKRTVIILLVLTWILPAFYLSVLIFSIIYFHSEMCNFTLRAIICKSALNDLLCFHSPVLVIVTLLSIIIVGIFLVFLILFSYIRIIMIAYRSSKDFKRKAAQTCLPHLLVLISFKCFVSFEIITVLIESKISKTVSLIMTLQTIIYQPIFNPIIYGLKMKEIYKHLTRLLCRTKSK from the coding sequence ATGGATGTCAATCTGAATGAAACAAATATCATTCTTGATGGCTTTGTTGAAGTGCATCGGTACAGATATCTTTATTTTGTGATCATGTTTACAGTATATATCCAAATACTCTGCTTTAATTCCACTATTGTATTACTCATTGTGTTCCAGAGAAGCCTCCATGAGcctatgtatatttttattgcagCTTTGTTGCTGAACAATGTGATGTTCAGTGTTGTTGTCTACCCAAAGCTTTTGATTGACATTTTATCTGAGAGGCAGATCATCTCTTCTTCAGCTTGTTTTTTCCAAAATGTCATTGTTTATTCTTTAGGTGTTTCAGAATTATTCCTTTTAACAATCATGTCCTATGACAGGTATGTGTCCATATGTAAACCTCTGCATTATGCAACCATCATGAGAAAAAGGACTGTCATCATTCTCTTGGTTTTAACTTGGATTTTACCTGCTTTTTATCTCAGtgtattaatattttctatCATTTACTTTCATTCAGAAATGTGTAACTTCACTCTGAGGGCGATCATTTGTAAAAGTGCACTTAATGatcttctttgttttcactCACCAGTCTTAGTTATAGTGACTTTATTATCAATAATCATTGTTGGaattttccttgtgtttttaatattattttcatatatCAGGATTATTATGATAGCATATAGAAGTAGTAAAGACTTTAAGAGAAAAGCTGCACAGACCTGCTTACCTCACTTGTTAGTTTTAATCAGcttcaaatgttttgtttcttttgaaaTCATTACAGTTTTAATAGAGTCTAAAATTTCAAAGACTGTTAGTTTGATAATGACCTTACAAACAATCATATATCAGCCAATATTTAATCCAATCATATATGGTcttaaaatgaaggaaatttATAAACACCTCACAAGGCTGTTGtgcagaacaaaaagcaaataa